Part of the Coriobacteriaceae bacterium genome is shown below.
GGCGTGCCAAAGCGGTCGAGCTCGGCATAGCTCAGCTTATTGATGTGCTCGTAGAGCGCGCCGCGAATGTCGGTGCCCATGCCCTGCGAGGTGAGCGCCGCCATCTTTTGGCAGACGAGCGTAAACGAAATGCCGATCACAGCCATGGCGCCAAGCAGCATACCGTAGTGGACGACGGCGTTGACATCGTGTACGCCAATACCCTTATCGATCATCTGGGCAATCACGAGCGGCGTAAGCAGGTCAAAGATCACTTCGATCAGCTTGCACGCAGGGCCAATCACCATATAGCGGCGAAACTTGCCACCAAAACGCCTGAGCAGCTCAATCATGTATAGGCGCTCCCTATCATCATCTCTCTTCAATCTGATTCATGATAGTACGGAGAGCCCTGGAGATGCGTAAGCAACTCGTTACAGATGTAAGGGCGACGTTCGCTAGCGCCCAAGGCATGTAGCAGCCGATGTTTTGGCAACGCCAGCGAGCGGCATAACGCCAGGGATTCAATTATCAGATAAATGTGACCCTTCAGGCGGTTTTGGTCGGCTACCCGCGAGTGCCGGCAGGGCGCTTGGTAGTCGCGCGATCCCGCAGGCGAAGCCGAGGACCAGCGAGACACCAAGCGCCCTGCCGGCACTCGCGGGTAGCCGCGGCACCAAAAAGCGCCTGCGCACTCGATGGATTCGGATGCCCGACAGAGGCTCCTTATGGCTGCTTCCTTCCGGACCTGACCAGATTCGGAACATGTCGTCATCCGAACCCATCGAACGCGCTAGGCGCTCGGTATATCTTACCCGCTCTCGCTCGCCACGGCAAGATAGCTAGTTTGGGACAGGGCTTTTTTGACTACTTTTTGGCTATCCAAGCTAAACCGAACGATCATTTTACTAGAGTCGGCCGAGGTCGTAGGATCGGGCGGCGGATTCACCGGCGCAGATGAGGTTGGTTATGGCTTCCTGGGAATCGAGCGCCAGCTCAAGGCCCATGGGTCTGCGACAGACTGGCAAAACCAGGTCGATGCCCTGCCCATACACCGCATCCAGGTTGTCAGCACGACCGCCCACGACAGCGGCTACCGACTTGCCATATCGCTTGGCGCGACGCGCCACGCCCACCGGTGCCTTACCGGCGGCGGATTGCTCGTCCATATTGCCCTCGCCTGTAATGACCAGGTCGACATCACGCACGCGCTCATCAAACCCCACGAGATCGAGCACCGTCTCAACGCCCGAACGCAACTCCGCCCCGAGCGCCAGCAGCGCGGCACCCAGGCCGCCAGCAGCACCGGCACCGGGCACGCCGAGCACCGAGCCAAATGTCCGTGCACCCTCGGGCACGCGCAACAACCCCTGAGCCCGCGCCCCGGTAATCGCTGCATCGAGCAGGCGGCCGTAGCCGACCATCCAGCTGTCGTACCTGCTCAGCACCTCGGCATCACCCGTCGGCAGACCCTTCTGCCCGCCAAACACCGCCAGTGCGCCTCGACGCCCCACGAGCGGATTCTCGACATCGGAAAGCACGATGATACGCGCGCCATTCAGCGCCCGAAGCGCCGGTGCCAAATCGATACTCGTCACGTGTTCAAGGCCCGCGAGACCGGGGGCGATATTGCAGCCACACTCATCGACAAGGTGGGCGCCCAGCGCCTGCAGCATGCCGGCGCCACCGTCGTTGGTGGCACTGCCGCCCAGACCAATATAGATAGTCTTTGCACCCGCGCGAAGCGCACGAAGCATCAGTTCGCCCACGCCATAGGTTGTGGCCGCCAACGCCGCCGACTCCGTGCAAGGTGAATACCCAATACCCGCCGCCTCGGCCATCTCGATGACCGCGGACTCGTGCTCGCCGTCCACCAGCATCCGGGCAGACACGCGGTCGCCCAAGGGACCTGCAACCTCGCAGGTTGAAAGCTCGCCACCGCGTGCGGCGATGGCGTCGAGCGTTCCCTCGCCACCATCTGCCAGCGGCAAAGCGCCCAGCTCGGCATCGGGCCACACACGGCGCACGCCTTCGGCAACGGCCTCCTCCGCCTGCGCACTCGACACGCTGCCCTTGAAGGAGTCGATCGCCAGCAGCACACGGCGGGGCCGCCGCTGCACGGGGCCAAAGTCGACCGTCTCGTCGGTGAGATCTCCAACACCCGCGAGCGCCTCGGCGTGAGACGCATGCGCCTCAAGGTTCAAACCGCAACCGACGCCGTCGACACCGCGCAGGCCAGCAAAATAGCTGCTCAGCACTTCACGGCACTCGCCTGCCAGCACGCCGGCGGTCACATTAAACCGATGGTTCAGGCGCGAATCGGCATTGAGGTCGTACAGCGAACCCAGCGCGCCCGCCTTGGCATCGGTCGCGCCATACGCGCAACGCCCCACGCGCGCGTTAACCATAAGCCCCGCGCACATACAGCAGGGCTCGAGCGTCACGTAGACCGTGCAATCGGAAAGGCGCCAGCGTCCAAGCGTCTGAGCGGCGGCACACAGGGCCAAAAATTCGGCATGCGCCGAAGGATCCTGGTCGAGCTCGCGGCGATTATGCGCCCTCGCGACAATCTCGCCCGCGCGCACTACCACGGCACCAATCGGTACCTCGCCCACCGCAGCGGCGGCGCGCGCCTCCGCCAGCGCCTCGCGCATGAACTTCTCGTCGATTTCGGTGATCGTCATCGTTCGCCTTCCCTGTTGCAAATTCAAAACGATGCTATCATTACGACTCACGGAGAGATGGCAGAGCGGTTGAATGCGGCGGTCTTGAAAACCGTTGAGCGCGAGAGCGTTCCGGGGGTTCGAATCCCCCTCTCTCCGCCACCTTAGTGATTCACCGGCGTCATGGTGCGCTCAAACAGCGCATCGACCACGTCGGCTATCTCGGGTCGACGCTCAAGATCGTGACCCGACTCCCACCAATTTGTGAACAGTCGAATAATGCCACCGGCGATAAACTCCGATGTCGTCTCGAGCGAAACGGGCGCCAGGGCATCTTCGGCAAGCGAGCTCATCACACGCTCGCGGATGGAACGCGCAATGCGGTCGCAAATCATGCCGGTCAGCATGCCCGACATGCTGCTGGCCAAAAGGTTATCCATGAGCTGCTCATGCGCCAGAATCATATTCATGGCATCGTCAAAGACCTCATGGCGAAGCGCCCGTACGTCATCAAGCGGCTCCGCGTCCGCTGCATCGGTCCGGTTTTGCGGCAAGCCCGTCATAAGCTCATCGATATAGAAGGCAAAGTAATCGTTTTTATCGCGAAAATGCTTATAGAACGTCGTGCGGCGAATCAGGGCCCGGTCGCAAAGCATGGCAACCGTCAAATCCTCAAACCGATGCTCTTCCAAGAGCTCGGTAAAAGCATCGAACAGGGCACGATAGGTTTTCTTGATGCGAAGGTCCATCCATATCGCCATCCTCAAGGTGTAGACAGCATTCCTTAATTTGTCGCATATCTTACACCTGTACCACCCGTTCCATATTGGCGGCCCCTCCTTGGCGGAAACATAACGCTTACCGGAAAGTTCGGTATCGCCAAAGGTTGCGGGTATACTAGTAGCGTTACACCAACGGCAGCCGGCGCAAAACGCCGCTGCCATTCGAAACGGAGACATCATGCTTCCCGTCATCATCGGTATCGTTGTTGTCGTTGTGATCGCCAGCGCCATCGCCGGCATCTACAACAACATGGTCACCAAGCGCAATCGCATCGATAATGCCTGGCAGAACATCGACACGCAGCTGCAGCGCCGCAACGACCTGATCCCTAACCTGGTCGAGACCGTCAAGGGCTACGCCAAGCACGAGCAGGACACGCTCGCCGCCGTAGTCAACGCGCGCAACGCCGCCGTGAGCGCCACCACCCCCGAGGCCAAGATGGAAGCGGACAACGTGCTGACCGGTGCGCTGCGCCAGCTCTTTGCCGTCGCCGAGGCCTACCCCGACCTTAAGGCAAATACCAACTTTACGCAGCTCCAGTCCACGCTCGAGGACACCGAGAACAAGGTGAGCTACGCGCGCCAGAGCTACAACGATTGCGTGCTCAGCTACAACAACGCCATCCAGACGTTCCCGGCTGTTATCTTTGCCGGCATCTTCCAGTTTAAGGAGCGCCAGGGCTTCGAGGCAGCTGAAGCCACCCGCCAGGCACCGACCGTCAAGTTCTAACAATCACGGCCGAGTCTTAAGCCAGTTCATCAGCCCTTTGGGGCCCAAGGCACAAACCTTGGGCCCTTTTCTTATCCACGCACAACGCGCGGCCAAAAGGCCGCGCACCATCTTCCCTACAGCCCAGTAACCTCCTGGCAAGGAATGCAGAGCACTCGACCGAGGCGGACCGGCCTATCTCCCGGCGCATTCCACAGGACGAAAGAACCTCCGCCGCACGTAGTGCGCAGCGGGGGTTCTTTCATGTCCGAGGACGCACCGGAAAGGAAGGTTGCCCTCGGGCCGGACAGCTAAGACTGCTTATGCGACGGTGTAAACCCAGTTGTGCTTATCCTCGACAGCACCGGACTGGATACCGGTCAGGGTCTCGCGAAGCTTCTTCATCGCGGGGCCGATCTCGGTGCAGCCAGCCGGGAAGGTCACGGTCTCATCGGCACCGTAGACCTTGTTGTCGATCTCGCCCACCGGGGAGATGACGGCAGCGGTGCCGCACAGGCCGCACTCCACAAAGGTGCCGGCCTTGACCTCGGCCCACTCGACGGGACGCTGGTCGACGGTCATGCCCAAATCCTCGGCAACCTGAACGAGCGAGCGACGGGTGATGGAGGGCAGGATGGAGTCGGTGTGCGACTGAGGAACGACGAGGGTGCCGTCCTCCTTCACGAACAGAACGTTCGCGCCACCGGTCTCCTCGACATAGGTGCGGGACTCGGAGTCGAGATACAGGTTCTCGGCATAACCCTCGCGATGGGCCTCCATCGTGGGCTTGAGGGACATGGCGTAGTTGAGGCCGGCCTTGATATTGCCGGTGCCATGCGGGGCCGCGCGGTCATACTCGGAAACGCGCAGCTTAACGGGCTTAAGGCCGCCCTTAAAGTACGGACCGACCGGGGTCACGAGAATGCGGAACGTGTACTCAGGAGCGGGAGCCACGCCGATCACGTCACCGGAGCCGATCATAAACGGACGCACGTACAGGGTCGCACCGGAGCCGAAGGGCGGAACCCAGGCGGCGTTGGCAGAAACGACCTGCTTAACGGCCTCAACGAACTTGTCCTTGGGGAACGGGGGCATCTCGAGGCGCTGGGCAGAGTTATACATGCGCTCGGCGTTCATGTCGGGACGGAAGCAGACGATGCTGCCGTCCTCGGCGGTGTAGGCCTTCAGGCCCTCAAAGACCTCCTGGCAATAATGGAAGATGCCGCCGCACTCGGAGACATGCAAGGTGTGGTCGGTGGTCAGGCCGCCCTCGTCCCACTCGCCGTCCTTCCAATGAGCCTCGTAGCTGTAATCGGTCTTCATGTAGCCAAAGCCGAGGCTACCCCAATCGATATCCTTCTTCTCGACAGTCATATGTCGCTCCTTACATACACAGTTGCATACTCGCGAACTCGCACGCAAGGACCGAGGCCGACCGCGTCGCAACGTCGCACGCCCGGAGCGTAGAGCCGGACGGGACACGCGAACGGCATCAAAGCCGATGGCACGTCGATTCGCATGCACGAGATTGTACTCCCCGCACGCGTCTGATAAAACGCTTTTCTTTAACTAAGTAAAGTATTTTCATTTGCCTTCAACACAAAAGGCCCGCCATCGAATCCGATGACGGGCCTTGGAATTAACGTCCGAAAACAAGCTCGGACTAGGCGTTCTTTTTACCGAGCTTAGCCTTAACCAAACCGACCACGGTCGGAATAATCGACACGGCAACAATGCCCACGATCAGCAGCTCAAAGTGCTCCTGCACAAACGGAATGCCACCAAAGAAGTAGCCCAGCAGCGTAAAGACCGTCGACCAGGTAATGCCGCCCAGCACGTTAAAGATGACAAAGTTGCGCCAGTGCATACCGCCCATGCCGGCGATAAAAGGCACAAAGGTGCGGATGAACGGGAAGAAGCGACCGAGGAAGATGGCCAGATGGCCCCACTTATCCAGGAAATCCTCGGACTTTTTGATGCGCTCGGGCGTCATGGCCTTTACCTTGCCCGAGGCGATAATCTTTTTGCCAAAGAAGTGACCGATCATAAAGTTGCACTGATCGCCTAGGATGGCTGCGGCCCATGCGGTGGCCAGAAGCGCCACGATGTTAAAGCCGCCGTTATGGGCAAAGAAGCCCGAGGCGAACAGCAGTGAATCGCCCGGGAGAAACGGGAAGAACACCACGCCCGTCTCGATAAAGATGATCAGGAACACGCAGCCGTAGGCCATAAGCGGGCCGGCGGCGATCCAGCTGGCGATCGCGGTGCGTGGGTCCTTAAGCAACTCGGCGATAAAATTGATGAAACCCATGAAGTAAAACCTCTCAGTTGTGGGCGCGGACACGTCCAAGTTGACCAGTATACGGTTGCGGCGCCCCCTCGTGCGCAACCCCACAAAAGCATGACTCCATTACCAGCAAGTTTGCATAACTGACACCTGTCGCCCAAAGCAAAGCAAGATCGCCCTTCCTAATCCCTAGCGAATCGCTATACTTTATTGAATCGCATTGCCATGGCGCTAAGGGAGGGCGGCCGGTGAGCTTTATCAATACCATTCGCGAGGACATCAAGACCGTCCAGGCGCAGGACCCCGCCGCGCAAAACGGTCTAGTCATCTTCCTTTCCTATCCTGGCCTGCACGCCAAGTGGAACCACGTGCCCGAGCACTGGCTGTGGGAGCACGGTCATCGCTCACTCGCCCGTGTGCTCTCGCAAATCACCCGCCACATCACCGGCGTCGAGATTCACCCTGCCGCGCAGATCGGCAAGCATCTCTTTATCGACCACGCCATGGGCGTCGTCATCGGCGAAACCACCATCGTGGGCGACAACTGCGTGCTCTACCAGGGCGTCACGCTCGGCGGTACCGGCAACGAGACCGGCAAGCGCCACCCCACCCTGGGCAACAACGTCACCGTGGGCACGGGCGCCAAGGTGCTCGGCAACATTCGCATCGGCAACAACGTCAAGATCGGCGGCAACTCGGTTGTCGTTAAGGACGTGCCCGACAACTGCACCGTCGTTGGCGTGCCGGGACGCATCATCAAGCGTAACGGCTGCCGCGTGTTCGAGGAGAGCTTCGACGCCAAGCAGCATCGCGAGTACATGCCCGACGCCGCCGCCGAGCAGTCCGCGCTCAACCGTCAAGGCATCGCTGAGAACGCCCGCCGCGTCAAGGAACTCGAGCGAGAGGTGGCCGAGCTCAAGGCCCTCGTCGCCAAGCTCGTGGACGAGCGCTAGGGCCGCGGGCAACCGCCACAGCATTAACGCCAGCACAAAAGGCGCGCCAGGGAATCCGCCCCCGGCGCGCCTTCTTTTCGATGTGGCATGCGGGACTGCCCCTTTGTCACCTTATGCGAACTGGCTTAGGTAGAGGTCGGCATAGGCACCCTCGGCAGCCAGCAGCTCCTTATGCGTGCCTTGCTCGATAATGTTGCCGTGATCCATAACCAAGATCAGGTCGGCATCGACGATCGTCGACAGACGGTGCGCGATCACAAAGCTCGTGCGCCCGCGCATGAGCGCGTCCATGGCGCGGCCGATGGCGAGCTCGGTGCGCGTGTCCACGCTTGAGGTCGCCTCGTCCAGGATGAGAATCGCCGGATTGTTGAGCAGCACGCGCGCGATGGTCAGCAACTGACGTTGGCCTTGGCTGATGCTCTCGGCATCGTTAGCCACACGCGTGTCGTAGCCCTGCGGCATAGTGCGCACAAAGAAGTCGACCTGCGCGGCGCGCGCAGCCGCCACGATCTCGTCGCGCGTTGCCTCGGGGCAGCCGTAGGCGATGTTTTCGGCAATCGTGCCGTCGAACAGCCAGGCGTCCTGCAGCACCATGCCAAACTGCTGGCGCAGCTCGCCGCGGTCCATGCGGCTCGTATCCACGCCGTCGAGCGTAATGCGGCCGCCGTCGATCTCGTAAAAGCGCATAAGCAGGTTGATGAGCGTGGTCTTACCCGCACCCGTAGTTCCCACCACGGCGATCTTCTGGCCCGGCTCGGCGGCAAACGACACGTCGCGCATAAGAGGTTTGTCGGACGAATAACCAAAGCGCACGTGCTCAAAAGCGACGCGGCCCTCAACGCGGCCCGGCAGCTTGGCGGCCTCGTCCGACAGCGGATCGGCCTCCATCTCGGGCTCATCGAGCAGGTCGAACACGCGCTCCGCACTCGCTAACGCGCTCTGCAGCGAGTTGAAAGTAAACGACAGCTGCGTCATGGGTTCGGATGCCTCGTAGATAAACTGGAAGAACGCCTGGAACACGCCGACGGTCATGTGACCGGCGACCAGCATGCTGCAGCCCACCAGCGCGATCACGATCTGCGCCAAACGGCCGATAAAGCGCACCGCAGGACCGACGGCATTGATCATAAAGTCGGCCTTGGTACTCACGCGCGCCAGCTCCCTCGAGGCCTCATGCACTTCGGCAGAGCTCTGACGCTCGCGGTTAAACGCGCGAATCACCAGACGGCCCGAGTAGCCTTCCTCGACCGCACTCGTAATCTTGGACACCCACTCCTGGCGCTCGCCGGTCACGTCATGTGTGCGAGACGAGACCACTTTGGTCACCAGCAGCGACAACGCCGTAAAGAACAAAAAGACCAGCGTGAGCGGCACGCTAAACACGAACATCACGCCCACGGCGCCCACCACGGTGCCGATCGACACCAGCAACTGCAGCAGTCCGCGCTGCATGCTTTCGGACATCTTGTCCAAGTCGTTGGTCGCGCGGCTGACGACCTCGCCGGGACGATGCGCGTCATAATAGGCGAGCGGCAGACGGTTGAGCTTTTGAGCGATGCGGTTACGCAGACGCAGGTTGAGGCGTTCGGCCACGCTCGACATCAAAAAGCTCTGGAGCGCGTAGAACGAGGCGGCGGCCGTCCAGATCATAAAGTAGATGAAGATGGTCCTGCCGCAGTTCTCCCAGGTGATACTGAAGGTGGTGTCGTTGGCAAACGCCAGCTTCACGTGTCCCCACAGCTCATCGATGACGCGAGCGCTGTACGCCGGCGCCGCGGTGTTAAAGATGGCGTAGAACACGATGCTCGCGAACACGAGGTAGAAACGCCAGTGATCGCCGGCGGCCTCGCTCCACAGACGGCGCACCGTCGCCCAGGTGTCACTGGGTTTCTCGTCCTCGTCCTCGTCGCCCACATCGCGCATGCGCTCTGCCTCAGCACGGGCGCGCTCGTCCTCGGCGCGTTCGTTTTCCTCGTAGAGCGCTTGGCGGCGAGCCTCGCGTTCGGCTGCAGCCTTGGCGGCATCGTCCAGACCGGGCGCGACCGCCGTCTCCTCAGCCGTCCCTGCTGCCACGACGCCATCAACGACGCCCTGATTCTTGAGCTCCTCGGTCATGCTACTCACCTCCCTTCATCTGCGATTCCGCGATGGCGCGGTACACCTCGCAGGTCTCCATCAACTCGTCGTGCGTGCCCAAGCCCACGACCTCGCCATCCTTGAGCACCACGATCTGGTCGGCATGCAGAATGGTCGAGATACGCTGCGCGATGATGAGAACCGCGGCATCGCGCGTCTCGTCCTGCAGCGCATGGCGCAGGGCCGCGTCGGTCTTGAAGTCCAGGGCCGAAAAGCTATCGTCGAAGATATACAGATCAGCGTGCTTCATGAGCGCACGGGCGATGGCCAGACGCTGACGCTGGCCGCCCGAGAAGTTCGTACCGCCCTGCGCCACCGGGGTATCGAGCCCCTGCGGCTGATCGAGCACAAAGGTGCTCTGGGCAACCTGCAGCGCGTGAAGCATGTCGGCCTCGGTCGCATCCTCGTTGCCATAGCGCAGGTTGCTCGCCACCGTGCCCGAGAACAGCCAAGCCTTCTGCGGCACGTAGGCGATATGCCCGCGAATCTCGTCTTGCGAAAGGTCGCGCAGGTCAACACCATTGAGGCGAATGGCACCCTTCGTGGCATCGTGGAAACGCAACAAGAGCTTGGCCACCGTCGACTTGCCCGATCCCGTCGAGCCTACAATTGCCGTGGTCTGTCCGCGGCGGCAGGCAAAGCTCAGGTCGCACAGGGTGTCCTCGTCGGCGTCGTCAAAACGGAACGACATATGGTCGAACACGGCGACCGCGTCTGCTCCGTCCTTTGAGTCGGACGCGCCCGCGTTGAGCGTTCGCTCGCCATCGACGATGCTCGGCTCAATCTGGAGCACCTGTTGTGCACGGTTGAGGCACGCCGCGGCGCGCGGAAGCGTCAGAATCACCATCTGCGCCATCATCACAAAGAACAGGATCAGAATCGCGTATTCCAGCACGGCCGAGATGCTGCCGATTTGCATGGCGTGGACGCCTACGCGGTTGCCTCCCACCCACAGCACCGCCACCTCGGCGATGTTCATCAGAAAGAAGCTGGAGCTATCGAGGCCCACAAACAGGTGGTTGACTTTGATGGCATTGGCCGCGTAATCGCTAAACACCTCGTCCAGGCGCTGCTCCTCATGACGCTCCTTGTTAAACGCGCGGATGACGCGCACGCCCACGATGTTCTCGCGCAACACCACGTTCATACGGTCGATAAAACTCTGCAGGCGCATAAAAATCGGCGCTGCGTTGGCGACCGTAAAGACCGCCGCCACCAGCACAATCGCCACGACTGCGCCCAGCAGCGTACCCATGGCGGGATCGATATGCCAGGCGAAGATGATGCCCGCCACGGCCAAAAACGGCACCGGCAGCACCAGCTGAATCGTCTGCAGAATCGCCTGCTGGATCACGTTGATGTCGTTGAGCGATCGTGTGATCATCGAGCCGGTGCCAAAGCGCTCAAAGTCGCTGGCAGACAGCTCGAGCGACTTGTCGTAGACGGCGTTGCGGATGTCACAGGCCACGTTGGCTGCCAGGCGGGCCGAAAGATAGCAGCCCAGCACCGCGCCACCGCTGGCCATGCCGGTCGCGATAAGCATGTACAGGCCGTTGCGCAGGATGTAGTCGACATCACCCGTCGTGATGCCGGTATTGACCATATTCGCCAACATCGTAGGCACCAGCAGCGTGCCGACGTTATCTATCAGCAGCACAAACAGTGTCACCGCAATCAGCCCGCGATACGGCCTCATAAACCTCATTAAGAGTCGCACGTCTCCCCCTCTTCTTGTTTTTCCACTTGGCTCTCGGCGGCTATCTGCTGTTTAAACGCCTCGCACTCCTCGTTGAGCACGTGGGAAAACTTGCCGACCAGGCGCATAATCTCACGCTGTTCCCAGGGCTCGAGCGCGCCAAAGGCACGCTGCTCGGCTTTAACCGCCGGCAACGCATAGTGCTCGGCGAACCGCCGGCCCTCATCGGTCAAACAAACGACCTTATTCTTGCGGCTGCCTTCGGCGAATTCCAGCGTCGCAAGCCCTCGCGCCGTCAGGGTTTTAATTGCCGAGTTAATGGTCTGCTTGCTATAGAACCATTCGCTCGTGAGTCGGCTCACGGCAACATCTTCATCCGCCGTGCTGATATCGACGAGCATCCAATAGGCGCAATCCGAAAGGCCGCAGGCACGCGCGAACTCTGAATAAATACGGTCGAGCCCGTTGAGCATCCGGTCAAAATCGACCGACGTAACCGCGCAATCCATCTCTCCCACCATTCGATAGTCCGAATTTTGACTAATTGAAGTTTCAGATTAGTCCGAGTTTTGACTATCGTCAAGGGCTTCGTTCGCAGCGCGCAGGCTATACAACATATCGACAAAAAAGACCGCCGGCGCGGGGGCAGCGCCGGCGGTCATGAGAGGAAATCGATTATTTGCTGCTAGGCGGCGACGGCCTCGTAGACCGTAGCGCCCGAGAAGCTATCGTGCAGGCTCTTGCCGCAGATCCAAGGCAGCTCGACGACCTCGCAGACCGTGTTGACCAGCTCGGAGCAGTCAGTAAAGTGGCCCTTATCGTTGAGGGCCTCGCAATCCTGAACACGCCAATAGCCATCGGTGTGCGTGATGTAGTACTCGTGATCATTGATCGACACGAAAGCGCGCGTCTTGGAACGCAGCAGCTTCAGAAATCCTTCGAAATCGGTCTCGACGACATCTCCAGCCTGGAACATGATAGTTACCTCCTGGCCCGGCGCCACCACGGCGCGTTGATAAACGTTGGTGCTTCTTTAGTAAAACCTTTATCAGGGGTTATGCGGGCATCATTTAGGCAAGTGGTAAAAAACCGCAGGGTAGACGGGATAAAACGTTTAACCATCCCATTGGTTTATCACATTCTTGCTGCAGTTTTATGCAGACCCACTTTTCTCATTGGTAGCCAGAGCCATTCGAAGCGCTTCGCGCGATTACGGTCTTGAGCCGACGGGTATGAACGTGGCATCTCAATC
Proteins encoded:
- the tadA gene encoding tRNA adenosine(34) deaminase TadA, with product MTITEIDEKFMREALAEARAAAAVGEVPIGAVVVRAGEIVARAHNRRELDQDPSAHAEFLALCAAAQTLGRWRLSDCTVYVTLEPCCMCAGLMVNARVGRCAYGATDAKAGALGSLYDLNADSRLNHRFNVTAGVLAGECREVLSSYFAGLRGVDGVGCGLNLEAHASHAEALAGVGDLTDETVDFGPVQRRPRRVLLAIDSFKGSVSSAQAEEAVAEGVRRVWPDAELGALPLADGGEGTLDAIAARGGELSTCEVAGPLGDRVSARMLVDGEHESAVIEMAEAAGIGYSPCTESAALAATTYGVGELMLRALRAGAKTIYIGLGGSATNDGGAGMLQALGAHLVDECGCNIAPGLAGLEHVTSIDLAPALRALNGARIIVLSDVENPLVGRRGALAVFGGQKGLPTGDAEVLSRYDSWMVGYGRLLDAAITGARAQGLLRVPEGARTFGSVLGVPGAGAAGGLGAALLALGAELRSGVETVLDLVGFDERVRDVDLVITGEGNMDEQSAAGKAPVGVARRAKRYGKSVAAVVGGRADNLDAVYGQGIDLVLPVCRRPMGLELALDSQEAITNLICAGESAARSYDLGRL
- the cysE gene encoding serine O-acetyltransferase, which produces MSFINTIREDIKTVQAQDPAAQNGLVIFLSYPGLHAKWNHVPEHWLWEHGHRSLARVLSQITRHITGVEIHPAAQIGKHLFIDHAMGVVIGETTIVGDNCVLYQGVTLGGTGNETGKRHPTLGNNVTVGTGAKVLGNIRIGNNVKIGGNSVVVKDVPDNCTVVGVPGRIIKRNGCRVFEESFDAKQHREYMPDAAAEQSALNRQGIAENARRVKELEREVAELKALVAKLVDER
- a CDS encoding ABC transporter ATP-binding protein/permease, yielding MRFMRPYRGLIAVTLFVLLIDNVGTLLVPTMLANMVNTGITTGDVDYILRNGLYMLIATGMASGGAVLGCYLSARLAANVACDIRNAVYDKSLELSASDFERFGTGSMITRSLNDINVIQQAILQTIQLVLPVPFLAVAGIIFAWHIDPAMGTLLGAVVAIVLVAAVFTVANAAPIFMRLQSFIDRMNVVLRENIVGVRVIRAFNKERHEEQRLDEVFSDYAANAIKVNHLFVGLDSSSFFLMNIAEVAVLWVGGNRVGVHAMQIGSISAVLEYAILILFFVMMAQMVILTLPRAAACLNRAQQVLQIEPSIVDGERTLNAGASDSKDGADAVAVFDHMSFRFDDADEDTLCDLSFACRRGQTTAIVGSTGSGKSTVAKLLLRFHDATKGAIRLNGVDLRDLSQDEIRGHIAYVPQKAWLFSGTVASNLRYGNEDATEADMLHALQVAQSTFVLDQPQGLDTPVAQGGTNFSGGQRQRLAIARALMKHADLYIFDDSFSALDFKTDAALRHALQDETRDAAVLIIAQRISTILHADQIVVLKDGEVVGLGTHDELMETCEVYRAIAESQMKGGE
- a CDS encoding TetR/AcrR family transcriptional regulator, whose product is MDLRIKKTYRALFDAFTELLEEHRFEDLTVAMLCDRALIRRTTFYKHFRDKNDYFAFYIDELMTGLPQNRTDAADAEPLDDVRALRHEVFDDAMNMILAHEQLMDNLLASSMSGMLTGMICDRIARSIRERVMSSLAEDALAPVSLETTSEFIAGGIIRLFTNWWESGHDLERRPEIADVVDALFERTMTPVNH
- a CDS encoding branched-chain amino acid aminotransferase, which codes for MTVEKKDIDWGSLGFGYMKTDYSYEAHWKDGEWDEGGLTTDHTLHVSECGGIFHYCQEVFEGLKAYTAEDGSIVCFRPDMNAERMYNSAQRLEMPPFPKDKFVEAVKQVVSANAAWVPPFGSGATLYVRPFMIGSGDVIGVAPAPEYTFRILVTPVGPYFKGGLKPVKLRVSEYDRAAPHGTGNIKAGLNYAMSLKPTMEAHREGYAENLYLDSESRTYVEETGGANVLFVKEDGTLVVPQSHTDSILPSITRRSLVQVAEDLGMTVDQRPVEWAEVKAGTFVECGLCGTAAVISPVGEIDNKVYGADETVTFPAGCTEIGPAMKKLRETLTGIQSGAVEDKHNWVYTVA
- a CDS encoding LemA family protein, which gives rise to MLPVIIGIVVVVVIASAIAGIYNNMVTKRNRIDNAWQNIDTQLQRRNDLIPNLVETVKGYAKHEQDTLAAVVNARNAAVSATTPEAKMEADNVLTGALRQLFAVAEAYPDLKANTNFTQLQSTLEDTENKVSYARQSYNDCVLSYNNAIQTFPAVIFAGIFQFKERQGFEAAEATRQAPTVKF
- a CDS encoding ABC transporter ATP-binding protein/permease, which produces MTEELKNQGVVDGVVAAGTAEETAVAPGLDDAAKAAAEREARRQALYEENERAEDERARAEAERMRDVGDEDEDEKPSDTWATVRRLWSEAAGDHWRFYLVFASIVFYAIFNTAAPAYSARVIDELWGHVKLAFANDTTFSITWENCGRTIFIYFMIWTAAASFYALQSFLMSSVAERLNLRLRNRIAQKLNRLPLAYYDAHRPGEVVSRATNDLDKMSESMQRGLLQLLVSIGTVVGAVGVMFVFSVPLTLVFLFFTALSLLVTKVVSSRTHDVTGERQEWVSKITSAVEEGYSGRLVIRAFNRERQSSAEVHEASRELARVSTKADFMINAVGPAVRFIGRLAQIVIALVGCSMLVAGHMTVGVFQAFFQFIYEASEPMTQLSFTFNSLQSALASAERVFDLLDEPEMEADPLSDEAAKLPGRVEGRVAFEHVRFGYSSDKPLMRDVSFAAEPGQKIAVVGTTGAGKTTLINLLMRFYEIDGGRITLDGVDTSRMDRGELRQQFGMVLQDAWLFDGTIAENIAYGCPEATRDEIVAAARAAQVDFFVRTMPQGYDTRVANDAESISQGQRQLLTIARVLLNNPAILILDEATSSVDTRTELAIGRAMDALMRGRTSFVIAHRLSTIVDADLILVMDHGNIIEQGTHKELLAAEGAYADLYLSQFA
- a CDS encoding VTT domain-containing protein; its protein translation is MGFINFIAELLKDPRTAIASWIAAGPLMAYGCVFLIIFIETGVVFFPFLPGDSLLFASGFFAHNGGFNIVALLATAWAAAILGDQCNFMIGHFFGKKIIASGKVKAMTPERIKKSEDFLDKWGHLAIFLGRFFPFIRTFVPFIAGMGGMHWRNFVIFNVLGGITWSTVFTLLGYFFGGIPFVQEHFELLIVGIVAVSIIPTVVGLVKAKLGKKNA